From the Phyllopteryx taeniolatus isolate TA_2022b chromosome 16, UOR_Ptae_1.2, whole genome shotgun sequence genome, one window contains:
- the LOC133465528 gene encoding BAH and coiled-coil domain-containing protein 1 isoform X7: MGNSSASFMGTFLASSLGSPPSHPSHHSRPPSSPSSPSFRGGPHSGASQIWFSHSHEAAAGYPRFSGSLAHTFLPMSHLDHHANGGVLYGQHRFYDTQKENFYIRSLPSQPPLISTNHSLTPLSRAGPGLSQGPCSRERDPGGGTSLLKSLKEGTMERGVGPVKDKERSNSKQEAKERQQQQQQQQQHHSHQSALPTHHHHHHSHSHQQHPHYPQHPLPLEEVNSRALERHKASLPMEYSKDPQIMGKPLSACLHNGKIQNGETGNAAGPKTSMPSCGGEGTPLGTIGGGGNSHGRHMGSSGNSRCTKEGISGEMRISEQPSDCLERGQAPLHHSLSYSVPPPLQLGSTGAAHPHPHPHTHPHTHAHPGGFHCLQLHPSHPHHPHPSHHAHHHPEFFCPPPPAPLGNPASHDRGQANAGREPKVTAPTFVPSVADTGEKHGGPFQLSNPDCQIVGSGGGNTKDKNVDKNGGGGHHSNWHRKQQQQQQEQQQHAYRKTEKAPDWMQSHHHHLQAAQLPPPIQQPQKQHQAVRSRSVECVNNAVDMDMFRSSLPQGPKTGHSVPHSVNTSPYRDCSHPGPPPNSSPLGNKNMSQHSGPGGSCSLQRDGQKVARIRHQQHGRPGPDAPSPGDLNHGTVQEMKRKIDMSAYSYSSNSGQQHHQQPPVPQWAMRPPQHMPHNEEEQRKSYMELGSSTMQHSQQQQQRMNLPPQPTPAPPVGQQQQQPQQQPEPQGSTRAESSAMKSLLKYSNQQQPQLLSQKTPFGGLGSLKSGPAGGSCALQINKQSLPSRKGPINDSERPDYSGRHRDIGEAGHGEGEVRQPPVGIAVAVARQREPSCRSSDGHSTSRHGRVHPTVKGPPHTMYPSDPSTEQERKMMSGEQIGLTCLDRDRDAYIRDNKERVEFSRIHPSNSCHGDLTSHLMVPGGTSLQSGQLADPAAHSAHHHWMPRTGSPSLWMTGHSYAGIGHTALHQNLPPGFSAAMPGALQPVLPLPQDPSAQLVVLPTDAPAHPAPHHLDVMEQPGLWPPVYTARGPASHMQHPTVYSRSQFLRQQELYALQQHQQLQHQHQSHQSQQMHAQPHQPQQQQQQQQQQHKPVHSMDMQQQAPHNAQMQKRADEPSVDLEELIPKPRTSKPSKPYSYNPPQRNTSPPGACTALLSPCCQSPSMRPHPKSTPSTPCPAPSPAVTAPRSPTISPASSQMPKGADPQDKRGEGQAPQDYPESLEPDLPPGYTYSAVTIGYRSGPSPRDIQLAEPADLEAIQSEPSEHAPQSLSGLGEGLDCQVVVRPLPEPNAPKEVEQRDERSIIEGVLDQREEVEPAVVTVANYVSGENEVEEQGAAEEEVLVCPPADSPVCEAASCPVPLCTEEPERSETIITLEDDDKPMDEESQVEHVMSEEQKPVLGTIVELNPTTPAALEEQSGSTEEVKDSMQQQQQGNKMAADNASMDMVCLSPAAASVPNPRQATAAESPKPLVPCYWSLELLIAAAFCTDIPPFPMLPFNTPSVGQSQPKPCQGMELLSEVAELELQQKRHSNGESKEEELLMFDLHSLATLATARSLETSSQEGNSACSGRQFPARKTVNLRRKCSWTPRNEPVCQAKGSMETMDGPELEMRVKLAELQRHYKEKQRELAKLQRKHDHQKEETPRSPARRGPGRPRKKKPILTTSSVSSEGQRKVKPMLAGHSLMPEELGGGGDSQRRKKRLSSRGFEQVGSTQIKAQGCRKGGPQSVLGSKLAADVAQLKQKSQSKKTLAGMHYRDKEVSPCNSKHGHRSQGNRRESGGHSDTAASVDSGPQENWSGDVHCGSKKGTPDSAHHKKTGARGNRGQRRESLGESSNPESDSSEQGEEEEEGSNDSDEVQDIRPQPARDVTSSSPVTGPSPSSIVKLEANQKARNKKQRQELYGSHTLSGTDGEVKVRKKNPCRLSLASAVKSRHEDHNTERVRRPCAPRSKEPRWGSHGNRGNRFRRSMGLPTFPTTSERLKRATRKSTMLRGTINKRRNCWAPVSKSEDGSRGRRAEEQQTKGRAVSRLLESFAADEGFQMDGSSFSEEEADDNSDSCNKTPEVPNCVLTKERLTDGLKILVSKEDELLYAARIHTMDLPDIFSITIDGERGNRAKIYSLEQLLREAVLDVRPDSEAMLSDGTRVCAYWSERSRCLYPGYVHRGISTDEAKPGVMVEFDDGDRGKISVPNIRLLPPGYQIHCEETSPAVFVPSGSQVKKSPSFNHAPRDRFNTVSTVKNNQPLTFQKRRPGRPKGSGKKQKQQQLAENANKKSSLFVAWPSLSGTRKRTSHNLFQLNGTPRKALRLREDDSFALNQIQPPVSTQSKGLFSSSSFEVDSFSSIANGYSSFCNKSTGSRPDSSVGPKSGLYGQRHRQDELVVPRGKKSGQEFLVKLDHEGVTSPKTKNSKALLLRGVSSGVSGMPKTEAYSHPVLLVKDNKKGDNSRVELLLKGTTPQRKHSPSLHLGEYGDLGFSSHRECHSSYSDMDDEEEEEQERKRTALALASQGLRTAGHFLSHMSVSSSSSGSSSSSSSGSISSSSLCSSDNDSSYSSEDEESSTLMLQNCLSSHRGLLQPNEPSTSSRQHSFVAKALAVSNTKGSPDEHVSNSKSLKRKECNSSISKSSREFVKKPRMQPDDISCIPRPKMSTFLAGRQMWRWSGSPTQRRGLKGKAKKLFYKAIVRGKEAVKVGDCAVFLSAGRPNLPYIGKIENFWESWTSSMVVKVKWFYHPEETKQGKRQRDGKHALYQSCHEDENDVQTISHKCQVVSREEYESLTRNQKPNSTSPDVYYLAGTYDPTTGQLVTAEGVSILC; this comes from the exons ATGGGAAATTCCTCCGCCTCCTTCATGGGGACCTTTCTGGCCAGCAGTCTGGGCTCGCCCCCTTCCCACCCGTCTCACCATTCCCGGCCGCCCTCCTCGCCTTCCTCGCCCTCCTTCCGGGGCGGACCCCATTCCGGCGCATCGCAAATCTGGTTCTCCCATTCGCATGAAG CCGCCGCGGGGTATCCTCGATTCTCAGGGAGTCTGGCCCACACTTTTCTTCCCATGAGCCACTTGGATCACCATGCCAACGGCGGAGTTCTCTATGGTCAACACCGTTTCTATGACACCCAAAAAG AGAACTTCTACATTCGAAGTCTACCATCACAGCCACCGCTCATCTCAACTAATCACAGTCTGACACCATTGTCCAGGGCAGGCCCAGGACTCTCCCAGGGGCCTTGCAGCAGAGAAAGAGATCCAGGCGGTGGAACAAGTCTGCTTAAGAGTCTTAAAGAGGGAACTATGGAGAGAGGAGTGGGACCTGTCAAAGACAAGGAGCGCTCTAATAGCAAACAGGAGGCAAAGGAAAgacaacagcaacagcagcagcagcagcagcatcacaGCCACCAGTCTGCCCTGCCCACACACCATCATCACCACCATTCCCACTCCCATCAACAGCACCCGCACTATCCCCAACATCCACTGCCCCTGGAGGAGGTCAACAGCCGAGCCCTGGAGAGGCACAAGGCTTCACTCCCAATGGAGTACAGCAAGGATCCACAAATTATGGGCAAGCCTTTGAGTGCTTGCTTGCACAACGGCAAGATACAAAATGGAGAGACAGGAAATGCGGCCGGGCCTAAGACGTCTATGCCCAGTTGCGGAGGGGAGGGCACACCTCTGGGAACTATTGGAGGCGGAGGGAACAGTCATGGCAGACATATGGGATCTAGTGGAAATAGCCGCTGCACCAAAGAGGGGATAAGTGGGGAGATGCGGATTAGTGAACAACCATCAGACTGCCTAGAAAGGGGTCAGGCACCACTCCACCACTCTTTGTCTTACTCTGTACCCCCACCCTTACAATTGGGTTCTACTGGAGCGGCACACCCCCATCCACACCCGCACACTCACCCCCATACACATGCGCACCCTGGAGGCTTCCACTGCCTTCAGCTTCACCCAAGCCACCCGCACCATCCGCATCCTTCCCACCATGCTCACCACCACCCAGAATTCTTCTGtccaccgcctcctgccccactAGGTAACCCTGCCTCACATGACAGGGGACAAGCAAATGCAGGGCGTGAACCTAAAGTCACAGCGCCTACATTTGTGCCATCTGTGGCAgacacaggggaaaaacatGGTGGGCCATTCCAGCTTAGTAACCCCGATTGCCAGATTGTTGGCAGTGGAGGTGGAAATACCAAGGAcaaaaatgtggacaaaaatgGAGGTGGTGGACATCACAGTAATTGGcatagaaaacaacaacagcaacaacaagagCAGCAACAGCATGCGTACAGAAAGACTGAGAAGGCTCCAGACTGGATGCAGTCCCACCACCATCATCTCCAAGCCGCCCAGCTTCCTCCTCCAATTCAACAACCGCAGAAGCAGCACCAGGCTGTACGCTCACGCAGTGTTGAGTGCGTAAACAATGCTGTTGACATGGACATGTTCAGATCCTCATTGCCCCAGGGACCCAAGACTGGACACTCTGTCCCCCATTCTGTCAACACTTCTCCTTACAGAGACTGTTCCCATCCAGGACCCCCACCGAATTCCTCCCCActtggaaacaaaaacatgagtCAGCATAGTGGTCCGGGTGGTAGCTGCTCCTTACAGAGAGATGGCCAAAAAGTAGCCAGGATTCGCCACCAGCAGCATGGACGACCTGGCCCAGATGCTCCTTCTCCGGGTGACCTAAACCACGGAACGGTGCAGGAGATGAAGCGAAAAATTGACATGTCCGCTTACAGTTACAGCAGCAACAGTGGGCAGCAGCACCACCAGCAGCCCCCTGTGCCGCAATGGGCCATGAGACCCCCTCAGCACATGCCACACAATGAGGAGGAACAGAGAAAGTCCTACATGGAGTTAGGAAGCAGTACTATGCAACATtcacagcaacagcagcagagaATGAATCTGCCTCCTCAGCCAACACCTGCACCTCCAGTCGGTcagcaacagcagcaaccaCAGCAACAACCTGAGCCCCAAGGCTCAACTCGGGCAGAGAGCAGTGCCATGAAAAGcttacttaagtacagcaaCCAGCAACAGCCACAGCTCCTCTCGCAGAAAACCCCATTTGGTGGTCTTGGGAGCCTAAAATCAGGCCCTGCTGGAGGAAGCTGCGCCCTTCAGATAAACAAACAGAGTCTACCGTCGAGAAAAGGCCCGATCAATGACAGCGAGCGTCCTGATTACAGTGGACGACACCGGGATATCGGGGAAGCGGGCCACGGGGAAGGCGAGGTGCGGCAGCCGCCGGTTGGGATTGCGGTGGCCGTGGCAAGACAAAGGGAGCCGTCGTGTCGTTCATCAGACGGTCATTCCACCAGCAGACATGGCAGGGTTCATCCCACCGTGAAAG GACCACCCCACACCATGTATCCCTCAGATCCAAGTACTGAGCAGGAGAGGAAAATGATGAGCGGGGAACAGATAGGTCTGACGTGTTTGGACAGGGATCGAGACGCATATATCAG AGATAATAAGGAGAGGGTGGAGTTCTCAAGGATCCATCCCTCCAACAGCTGTCACGGGGACCTTACTTCTCATCTCATGGTCCCAGGCGGGACTTCCCTCCAATCTGGCCAATTAGCAGACCCTGCTGCGCATTCTGCTCACCACCATTGGATGCCAAGAACTGGAAGCCCATCCCTTTGGATGACCGGACACTCTTATG CAGGTATAGGCCATACAGCCCTGCACCAGAATCTTCCCCCTGGTTTCTCCGCAGCCATGCCAGGCGCTCTCCAACCGGTCCTTCCTCTGCCTCAGGATCCCTCTGCCCAGTTGGTGGTCCTTCCCACGGACGCCCCTGCGCATCCTGCACCCCACCACCTTG ATGTGATGGAACAGCCAGGGCTTTGGCCCCCAGTGTACACCGCCCGGGGCCCAGCCTCCCACATGCAGCATCCCACCGTGTACTCTCGATCCCAGTTTCTACGGCAACAGGAGCTTTACGCTCTCCAGCAGCATCAACAGCTTCAGCATCAGCACCAAAGCCACCAGTCGCAGCAAATGCATGCACAGCCTCATCAgccccagcagcagcagcagcaacaacagcaacagcacAAACCTGTGCATAGCATGGATATGCAACAACAAGCCCCTCACAATGCACAG ATGCAGAAGAGGGCAGATGAACCCTCTGTTGACCTGGAGGAACTTATCCCCAAACCGAGGACATCGAAACCATCCAAGCCCTACTCCTACAACCCCCCTCAAAGGAACACCTCCCCCCCTGGAGCCTGCACTGCCCTCTTGTCCCCTTGTTGCCAGTCCCCTTCAAtgcgcccacatcccaaaagcactCCCTCAACACCTTGCCCCGCTCCCAGCCCCGCTGTTACGGCCCCCCGCTCTCCTACCATTAGTCCAGCCTCGTCCCAGATGCCCAAAGGGGCCGACCCCCAAGATAAGCGAGGGGAAGGCCAGGCCCCGCAAGATTACCCAGAATCTTTGGAGCCTG ACCTGCCTCCGGGATACACCTATTCTGCTGTCACGATTGGCTACAGGAGCGGGCCTTCTCCTCGGGATATCCAGCTTGCGGAGCCAGCCGACCTGGAGGCGATCCAATCTGAGCCCTCCGAGCATGCCCCGCAGTCCCTCTCCGGCCTAGGGGAAGGCCTGGACTGCCAAGTGGTGGTCAGGCCTCTCCCGGAGCCAAATGCACCCAAGGAAGTAGAGCAGAGAGATGAGAGGAGCATCATCGAGGGAGTCCTGGACCAGAGGGAGGAGGTGGAGCCAGCAGTGGTGACAGTAGCCAACTATGTATCAGGGGAGAATGAGGTGGAGGAGCAGGGGGCCGCCGAGGAAGAGGTGCTTGTCTGCCCCCCTGCTGACAGCCCGGTGTGCGAGGCTGCTTCCTGTCCAGTGCCCCTTTGCACGGAGGAACCTGAAAGGTCAGAGACTATCATCACCTTGGAAGATGACGACAAGCCTATGGATGAGGAGAGCCAGGTGGAGCATGTTATGTCAGAAGAGCAGAAGCCAGTACTGGGCACCATCGTAGAGCTCAACCCTACAACCCCGGCAGCCCTTGAGGAGCAGTCTGGATCCACGGAAGAAGTAAAGGACAgcatgcagcagcagcagcaggggaATAAAATGGCCGCTGACAACGCCTCGATGGATATGGTTTGTCTTTCCCCTGCCGCAGCGTCTGTCCCGAACCCAAGACAGGCGACTGCTGCTGAATCCCCAAAACCTCTTGTGCCCTGCTACTggagccttgagctgctcattgCTGCAGCTTTCTGCACAGACATACCCCCATTTCCCATGCTTCCTTTTAACACGCCATCAGTCGGCCAATCACAGCCCAAGCCCTGCCAGGGTATGGAGCTTCTCAGTGAAGTGGCTGAGCTAGAGTTACAACAGAAAAGGCACAGCAATGGGGAAAGCAAAG AGGAGGAGTTGCTGATGTTTGACCTTCACAGCCTCGCAACTCTGGCGACAGCCCGATCACTGGAGACGAGTTCACAGGAAGGCAACAGTGCGTGTTCGGGTCGACAATTCCCAGCCCGCAAGACCGTCAACTTACGtcgaaaatgcagctggacaccGCGCAACGAACCA gtgtgccaagctaaAGGCAGCATGGAAACGATGGACGGTCCTGAGCTTGAAATGCGTGTCAAGTTGGCCGAGCTTCAGCGTCACTACAAAGAGAAGCAGAGGGAGCTGGCTAAGCTACAGAGGAAACACGATCATCA AAAAGAAGAAACGCCACGTAGCCCAGCACGAAGAGGACCGGGACGACCCAGGAAGAAGAAGCCCATCCTCACCACAAGCTCGGTGTCGTCTGAGGGCCAAAGAAAAGTCAA GCCGATGCTGGCAGGGCATTCCCTGATGCCTGAGGAGCTAGGAGGGGGAGGAGACAGCCAGAGAAGGAAGAAGAGGCTGTCCAGTCGAGGCTTTGAGCAAGTCGGCAGCACACAG ATAAAAGCGCAAGGTTGCAGAAAAGGTGGTCCTCAAAGTGTACTGGGTTCTAAGTTGGCTGCCGATGTGGCGCAGCTCAAACAGAAGAGCCAGAGTAAAAAGACTCTCGCAGGGATGCACTACAGGGACAAGGAGGTTTCACCGTGCAACTCCAAGCATGGCCACAGAAGCCAGGGCAACAGGCGAGAGTCTGGGGGACACAGCGACACAG CAGCAAGTGTGGACAGTGGTCCTCAGGAGAACTGGTCTGGAGATGTACACTGTGGATCTAAAAAAGGGACGCCTGATTCCGCTCATCACAAAAAGACCGGAGCGAGGGGTAACCGTGGACAGAGGCGGGAGTCgttgggagaaagttctaatCCTGAGAGTGACTCCTCAGAACAAG gagaggaagaggaggaaggaagTAATGATAGTGACGAAGTTCAAGACATAAGACCCCAACCAGCAAGAGATGTGACGTCCAGCTCTCCTGTGACAGGTCCGAGTCCTTCGTCCATTGTAAAACTAGAGGCCAATCAGAAAGCGAGGAACAAAAAACAGAGACAGGAGCTTTATG GCTCCCATACGCTTTCTGGGACAGACGGGGAGGTCAAAGTACGAAAAAAGAACCCCTGTAGGTTGAGCCTGGCCAGTGCAGTCAAAAGCCGCCATGAGGACCACAACACAGAGCGTGTTAGGAGACCATGCGCACCCAGGTCCAAGGAGCCTCGGTGGGGAAGCCACGGCAACAGAGGCAACCGTTTCCGTCGTAGCATGGGGCTGCCTACCTTTCCAACAACGAGTGAGAGGTTAAAGAGGGCTACACGCAAAAGCACCATGTTGAGAGGAACAATTAACAAG CGGAGAAATTGCTGGGCCCCGGTGTCCAAAAGCGAGGACGGCAGCAGAGGCAGAAGAGCCGAGGAGCAACAG ACAAAAGGTCGAGCAGTTAGTCGGCTCCTAGAAAGCTTTGCGGCTGATGAGGGCTTTCAGATGGATGGCAGCAGCTTCTCGGAAGAGGAGGCGGATGACAACAGTGATTCATGTAACAAAACCCCTGAAG TTCCTAATTGTGTCTTGACCAAAGAACGGTTAACGGACGGACTGAAGATACTGGTCTCAAAGGAAGATGAGCTTCTGTATGCTGCCAGGATCCACACCATGGATTTGCCAGATAT ATTTAGTATTACAATTGATGGGGAAAGAGGAAACCGCGCAAAGATCTATTCATTGGAGCAACTTCTTCGGGAAGCT GTCCTCGATGTACGCCCAGATTCAGAGGCTATGTTGAGTGATGGAACCAGGGTGTGTGCTTATTGGAGTGAACGCTCACGCTGTTTGTACCCAGGTTATGTTCACAGAG GGATTTCAACCGATGAGGCGAAGCCAGGAGTAATGGTAGAGTTTGACGACGGAGATCGAGGGAAGATTTCTGTACCAAACATCCGCCTTCTGCCGCCGGGATATCAAATTCACT GTGAGGAGACATCTCCTGCTGTGTTTGTACCCAGTGGGAGTCAGGTCAAGAAAAGCCCCAGTTTCAATCATGCACCCAGAGACAGATTCAACACTGTCAGTACGGTCAAAAACAACCAACCGCTaactttccaaaaaagaagACCAG gGAGACCAAAGGGATCTGGGAAAAAGCAAAAGCAACAACAGCTGGCCGAAAATGCCAATAAAAAGTCCTCTCTTTTTGTGGCATGGCCTTCATTGTCCGGAACCAGGAAGAGGACTTCCCACAATCTATTTCAGCTCAATGGGACACCAAGAAAAGCCTTGAGATTGAGGGAAGATGACTCATTTGCCTTGAATCAGATCCAACCGCCTGTCTCCACCCAATCCAAAGGGCTCTTCAGCAGTAGCTCCTTTGAGGTGGACTCCTTCAGTAGCATTGCAAATGGATACTCCTCCTTCTGCAACAAGTCCACAGGATCACGTCCAGATTCATCTGTTGGTCCTAAAAGTGGTCTTTATGGACAGAGACACAGACAAGATGAGTTGGTAGTACCGAGGGGAAAGAAGTCAGGACAAGAATTTCTGGTCAAGTTAGATCATGAAGGAGTAACTTCCCCAAAGACCAAGAACAGCAAGGCTCTATTGCTGCGAGGTGTCTCTTCTGGTGTGAGCGGAATGCCTAAGACGGAGGCTTATTCACATCCGGTCCTTCTGGTTAAAGACAACAAAAAGGGTGATAACTCTAGGGTTGAACTTCTCCTGAAAGGAACCACACCCCAAAGAAAGCATTCCCCTTCATTGCATCTAGGAGAATATGGAGACTTGGGCTTCAGTTCGCACCGAGAGTGTCATAGCTCCTACTCTGATATggatgatgaagaggaagaagagcaggagAGGAAAAGGACTGCACTTGCATTGGCTTCGCAGGGTTTAAGGACAGCTGGCCATTTCCTCTCTCATATGTCAGTTTCATCCTCTTCTTCTGGTTCATCCAGTTCCTCTTCATCAGGCTCAATATCTAGCTCCAGTCTTTGTTCCTCTGACAATGACTCCTCCTACAGCTCAGAGGATGAGGAAAGTTCGACACTAATGCTACAGAACTGCCTGTCCTCTCACCGGGGACTCCTACAACCCAATGAACCCTCCACTTCCTCACGGCAACATTCATTTGTGGCTAAAGCGTTGGCTGTTTCCAATACCAAAGGATCGCCTGATGAACACGTCTCCAACAGTAAATCTCTTAAGAGGAAAGAGTGCAACAGTTCAATCTCCAAGTCATCTCGAGAATTTGTGAAGAAACCGAGAATGCAACCAGATGACATTTCATGTATTCCAAGGCCCAAGATGTCCACATTCCTTGCGGGACGCCAGATGTGGAGGTGGTCTGGCAGCCCTACACAG aggcgaggcctAAAAGGCAAGGCCAAGAAGCTTTTCTACAAGGCCATCGTGAGAGGAAAGGAGGCAGTAAAAGTGGGAGACTGTGCCGTGTTCCTCTCAGCCGGACGCCCTAATCTACCATACATTGGTAAAATCGAGAACTTCTGGGAGTCTTGGACCTCTAGCATGGTAGTCAAAGTTAAGTGGTTCTACCACCCTGAAGAGACCAAGCAAGGAAAGAGGCAGCGAGATGGCAAG CACGCCCTGTACCAGTCATGTCATGAGGACGAAAATGATGTCCAGACAATCTCGCACAAGTGCCAGGTTGTGAGTCGGGAGGAATATGAGAGTCTGACACGCAATCAGAAGCCGAACAGTACCTCTCCAGATGTGTATTACCTGGCTGGGACATATGACCCTACCACTGGTCAGCTGGTCACTGCTGAAGGGGTTTCGATCTTGTGCTGA